A stretch of the Streptomyces venezuelae genome encodes the following:
- a CDS encoding CoA transferase — MTSSVTTRTVRPLDTFRFDTCGPPQLTEVVAAHLRLLGARDAGPVPGGPPPAPDGTGRTELSGGGFAALGADTVWGAAGSGITDEATAQAATGIMSVHGRRDGEPRGLAVDFAAVATGVLTVQGLLAGLLAQARGGAVARVGTSVDRAGLLAVSQYLAATGADEGEAAELAPGGPPFTSADGVLFELETLDPGAWAGFWRALDAPADAIRAGWRPFQFRYATACAPFPEALHHMARACGWERIRQAAAGSGAEVCALSTLAGRAAEYDGAAPWTLSARPAAGASAPYSALAPAPVSAASGGGPLAGLTVLEAGRRIQAPLAAHLLGLLGAEVIRIEPPGGDPLRGMPPACSGISARWLALNRGKQAVEIDIKDPGDRRRLLELAAGADVFLHNWAPGTAARLGLDAEHFAAAHPALVYAYTSGWADRLADAPMGTDFMVQARTGVGEAVRPHGEPPAPSLMTLLDVLGGLIGAEAVLAGLLLRERTGHGVRVDSSLLGAADLLTGPALRRAGRGEDPRRPAGFRRPLPTADGWIAPADTCATAAAEYDLRDLSTPDALRRLGDHGMTATPVTTDLSGLHRDPRFTGPIGRDVYGAPAVPDPWSFV, encoded by the coding sequence ATGACGTCATCCGTCACCACACGGACGGTACGGCCGCTCGACACGTTCCGCTTCGACACCTGCGGGCCTCCGCAGCTCACCGAAGTGGTGGCCGCACACCTGCGGCTGCTCGGCGCCCGGGACGCCGGGCCGGTCCCGGGCGGCCCGCCCCCCGCCCCTGACGGGACCGGGCGTACCGAGCTGTCGGGCGGCGGGTTCGCGGCCCTCGGTGCGGACACCGTCTGGGGTGCCGCCGGGAGCGGGATCACCGACGAGGCCACCGCGCAGGCCGCCACCGGCATCATGTCGGTACACGGTCGCCGCGACGGCGAACCCCGGGGCCTGGCCGTCGACTTCGCGGCCGTCGCCACCGGTGTGCTCACCGTGCAGGGGCTGCTGGCCGGACTGCTGGCCCAGGCTCGTGGGGGCGCGGTCGCGCGGGTCGGCACCAGCGTCGACCGGGCCGGACTGCTGGCCGTTTCGCAGTACCTGGCCGCCACCGGGGCCGACGAGGGGGAAGCCGCCGAACTTGCCCCGGGCGGACCGCCGTTCACCTCTGCCGACGGGGTCCTCTTCGAGCTGGAGACCCTCGACCCCGGGGCGTGGGCCGGCTTCTGGCGGGCTCTCGACGCCCCCGCCGACGCGATACGGGCGGGCTGGCGGCCCTTCCAGTTCCGGTACGCCACCGCCTGCGCGCCCTTCCCCGAGGCCCTCCACCACATGGCCCGGGCCTGCGGCTGGGAGCGGATCCGGCAGGCCGCGGCCGGGTCCGGGGCGGAGGTGTGCGCGCTGTCCACCCTGGCCGGGCGGGCCGCGGAGTACGACGGGGCCGCACCCTGGACCCTGAGCGCGCGGCCGGCCGCAGGTGCCTCCGCCCCGTACTCCGCCCTCGCGCCCGCGCCCGTGTCCGCGGCATCCGGCGGCGGTCCGCTGGCCGGGCTGACGGTGCTGGAGGCCGGCCGCCGGATCCAGGCCCCGCTGGCCGCGCACCTGCTCGGCCTGCTGGGCGCCGAGGTGATCAGGATCGAGCCGCCGGGCGGGGACCCGCTCCGCGGGATGCCCCCCGCCTGCTCGGGGATCTCCGCCCGCTGGCTCGCCCTCAACCGGGGCAAGCAGGCCGTCGAGATCGACATCAAGGATCCCGGAGACCGCAGGCGACTGCTCGAACTCGCCGCCGGGGCGGATGTGTTCCTGCACAACTGGGCCCCCGGCACGGCCGCCCGGCTCGGCCTCGACGCCGAGCACTTCGCAGCCGCCCACCCCGCGCTCGTATACGCGTACACCAGTGGCTGGGCCGACCGGCTGGCCGACGCCCCCATGGGCACGGACTTCATGGTCCAGGCCCGCACCGGCGTCGGCGAGGCCGTTCGCCCGCACGGCGAACCGCCCGCTCCCTCCCTGATGACCCTCCTCGACGTGCTGGGCGGACTGATCGGCGCGGAGGCCGTCCTCGCCGGCCTGCTGCTGCGCGAGCGCACCGGACACGGAGTCCGCGTGGACTCCTCCCTCCTCGGCGCCGCCGACCTCCTCACCGGACCGGCGCTGCGGCGCGCGGGCCGCGGCGAGGACCCGCGCCGCCCCGCCGGGTTCCGGCGCCCGCTGCCCACGGCCGACGGCTGGATCGCCCCCGCCGACACGTGTGCCACGGCAGCCGCCGAGTACGACCTGCGGGACCTGTCCACCCCCGACGCGCTGCGCCGGCTCGGGGACCACGGCATGACCGCCACTCCCGTCACCACCGACCTGTCCGGACTGCACCGGGACCCACGGTTCACCGGCCCGATCGGCCGCGATGTGTACGGCGCCCCCGCAGTCCCCGACCCCTGGAGCTTCGTATGA
- a CDS encoding metal ABC transporter ATP-binding protein → MGGLDIRMQGVACAHGRVAAVQDVDLEIAAGERVALTGTNGSGKTTLLRAVLGLHPHTGGTILVGGRGTATAGDRAWRRRACAWIPQKPAAGRFPLLGGELLASSGAPAEAAEAAARLGVAELARRPLHTLSGGQLQRMYLARAMGCVAAGAQVVLADEPTAALDFDGQEEAAEVLAALPATVVVVTHDRALAERCGRVLEMAAGRLREVR, encoded by the coding sequence ATGGGCGGGCTGGACATACGCATGCAGGGGGTCGCCTGCGCCCACGGGCGCGTGGCCGCCGTACAGGACGTGGACCTGGAGATCGCGGCCGGCGAACGGGTGGCCCTGACCGGGACCAACGGATCGGGCAAGACCACCCTGCTGCGGGCCGTGCTCGGACTCCACCCCCACACCGGCGGCACGATCCTGGTCGGCGGGCGCGGTACCGCCACCGCCGGGGACCGCGCCTGGCGCCGGCGGGCCTGCGCCTGGATCCCGCAGAAGCCCGCGGCCGGCCGGTTCCCGCTGCTCGGCGGCGAGTTGCTGGCCAGCAGCGGCGCCCCGGCCGAAGCCGCGGAGGCCGCCGCCCGGCTGGGCGTCGCAGAGCTCGCCCGGCGGCCCCTGCACACCCTGTCCGGCGGCCAGCTGCAACGTATGTACCTGGCCCGGGCGATGGGCTGTGTGGCGGCCGGGGCGCAAGTGGTGCTGGCAGACGAACCGACCGCCGCCCTCGACTTCGACGGGCAGGAGGAGGCGGCCGAGGTACTGGCCGCCCTGCCGGCCACCGTGGTGGTGGTGACCCACGACCGGGCGCTCGCCGAACGCTGCGGCCGGGTCCTGGAGATGGCCGCGGGCCGGCTGCGGGAGGTCCGGTGA
- a CDS encoding acyl-CoA dehydrogenase family protein: MADTADTADAPDTADTAGTTVPERVAEFVRTRVIPQEQVLDAGGAGAAEALRGLRDLARAEGLWALPLPAELGGGGLDLPAYAALAETEGASDHGPAALGSASLLDVRMLAGHGSARVRERYLRPLVAGELRACYAMTEPEVPGTDPWLTGTRAERLPDGNWRITGRKWFTSGAADAGLVTVLARTDGRAGDRAGLSLLVVPTDAEGFRVVRELPLLGAGGQWEIALDGVVVPADHLLGSPGQALAIAGERLQWGRTLRCLRWLGQARRAFDLMCGRAVSRTGSGGPLAGHQLVQQHVFEALLAIRTTRPLVHEAVALLAAGRDARTEVGLAKVAAARMLQQVADAAIQVHGAAGLGPDTALPALFRTGRTARILDGPDELHITSVARRVLRDYGPTPR; encoded by the coding sequence ATGGCGGATACGGCGGATACGGCGGATGCGCCGGATACTGCGGACACGGCGGGTACGACCGTGCCGGAGCGGGTCGCGGAGTTCGTCCGGACCCGGGTGATCCCGCAGGAGCAGGTCCTGGACGCAGGCGGCGCCGGAGCCGCCGAAGCCCTGCGCGGGCTGCGGGACCTGGCCAGGGCGGAGGGCCTGTGGGCCCTGCCGCTGCCCGCCGAACTGGGCGGCGGCGGGCTGGACCTGCCCGCGTACGCCGCGCTCGCCGAGACGGAGGGCGCCAGCGACCACGGCCCGGCCGCCCTCGGTTCGGCCTCGCTGCTCGACGTACGGATGCTGGCGGGGCACGGCAGCGCCCGGGTGCGGGAGCGGTACCTCCGGCCGCTGGTGGCCGGCGAGCTGCGCGCCTGCTACGCCATGACCGAGCCCGAGGTACCGGGCACCGATCCATGGCTCACCGGGACCCGCGCAGAGCGGCTGCCGGACGGCAACTGGCGGATCACCGGCCGCAAGTGGTTCACCTCGGGTGCCGCGGACGCCGGGCTGGTCACCGTACTGGCCCGCACCGACGGGCGGGCCGGGGACCGGGCGGGGCTGTCGCTGCTGGTGGTGCCGACGGACGCGGAGGGCTTCCGGGTGGTGCGCGAGCTGCCGCTGCTGGGCGCGGGCGGGCAGTGGGAGATTGCGCTGGACGGGGTCGTCGTACCGGCGGACCACCTGCTCGGCTCCCCCGGCCAGGCGCTGGCCATCGCCGGGGAGCGGCTCCAGTGGGGCCGTACGCTGCGCTGCCTGCGCTGGCTCGGGCAGGCCCGGCGCGCCTTCGACCTGATGTGCGGCCGGGCGGTGTCGAGGACCGGCTCGGGCGGGCCGCTGGCCGGCCACCAGCTGGTCCAGCAGCATGTGTTCGAGGCGCTGCTGGCGATCCGCACCACCCGTCCCCTGGTGCACGAGGCGGTGGCCCTGCTGGCGGCCGGGCGGGACGCGCGGACGGAGGTGGGCCTGGCGAAGGTGGCTGCGGCGCGGATGCTGCAGCAGGTCGCGGACGCCGCCATCCAGGTCCACGGGGCGGCGGGGCTGGGGCCGGACACCGCGCTGCCCGCCCTGTTCCGCACCGGCCGTACCGCCCGCATCCTCGACGGGCCCGATGAACTGCACATCACCTCGGTCGCCCGCCGGGTGCTGCGGGATTACGGTCCTACACCTCGGTGA
- a CDS encoding metal ABC transporter permease, which translates to MNALATADVGELLQLVPVQRAGFALLLAAVGLPVIGVVIVGLDIMPVRFAMMHVALLGIAIGLWTGLDPMVCALVACALAGAGVAPLARTPDGLSGAMGLLMSLAIAAALLVLAVTGVNASGAFALLWGSILSVGTADLVVLGVLAVAVPALFWWRRRDLALLLYDRELAHCSGVPVRGLTLVLLVLVAVSVAGAIKLTGALLVDALTLLPALAARRLGRSLTSITLWAVGFGVFVNLTGFLVALWLDWPPGPVLVLTAGAVVLAVHLIPERSTGSWRAPASAPLPSSPSSH; encoded by the coding sequence GTGAACGCGCTCGCCACCGCCGACGTCGGCGAACTGCTCCAACTGGTGCCGGTACAGCGGGCCGGGTTCGCGCTGCTGCTGGCCGCGGTCGGGCTGCCGGTGATCGGGGTGGTGATCGTCGGGCTGGACATCATGCCGGTGCGGTTCGCCATGATGCACGTCGCGCTGCTGGGCATCGCGATCGGCCTGTGGACCGGGCTGGACCCCATGGTGTGCGCACTGGTGGCCTGTGCCCTGGCCGGGGCCGGGGTGGCTCCGCTGGCCCGGACCCCGGACGGGCTGTCCGGGGCGATGGGGCTGCTGATGAGCCTGGCCATCGCCGCCGCCCTGCTGGTGCTCGCGGTGACCGGGGTCAATGCCTCGGGGGCGTTCGCCCTGCTGTGGGGGTCGATCCTGTCCGTCGGGACCGCCGACCTGGTGGTGCTGGGCGTACTGGCGGTGGCCGTGCCGGCGCTGTTCTGGTGGCGGCGCCGGGATCTGGCGCTGCTGCTGTACGACCGGGAGCTCGCGCACTGTTCGGGCGTACCGGTCCGCGGGCTGACCCTGGTGCTGCTGGTGCTGGTCGCCGTCTCGGTGGCCGGAGCCATCAAGCTGACCGGGGCCCTGCTGGTCGATGCACTGACCCTGCTGCCCGCGCTGGCCGCCCGCCGGCTGGGCCGCTCCCTCACCTCGATCACGCTCTGGGCCGTCGGCTTCGGCGTGTTCGTGAATCTGACCGGGTTCCTCGTGGCCCTCTGGCTGGACTGGCCGCCCGGGCCGGTCCTCGTCCTCACGGCGGGGGCCGTCGTCCTCGCCGTTCACCTCATTCCGGAACGGAGTACCGGCTCATGGCGCGCACCCGCGTCCGCACCACTTCCCTCCTCCCCCTCCTCGCACTGA
- a CDS encoding methionyl-tRNA formyltransferase, with translation MRVVMFGYQTWGHRTLQALLDSEHDVVMVVTHPKSEHAYEKIWSDSVADLATEHNVPVVIRNRPDDDELFARLQEAEPDIIVANNWRTWIPPRIFGLPRYGTLNVHDSLLPKYAGFSPIIWALINGESEVGVTAHMMDDTLDAGDIVLQQAVPVGPTDTATDLFHKTVDLIAPVTVGALDRIAAGETDFTPQDRSQASFFHKRAEEDIRIDWNWSAEELERLVRAQSAPYPAAFTYHRGRRLEILAATVSEGRYGGTPGRIFYREGNGVVIVAGADARTGRNHGLAITRVRTEDGEEMFATDYFTRMGGYLTGRR, from the coding sequence ATGCGGGTCGTCATGTTCGGTTATCAGACCTGGGGGCACCGCACCCTGCAAGCTCTCCTGGACTCCGAGCACGACGTGGTGATGGTCGTGACCCACCCCAAGAGCGAGCACGCGTACGAGAAGATCTGGAGCGATTCCGTCGCCGACCTCGCCACGGAGCACAACGTGCCCGTGGTCATCCGCAACCGCCCGGACGACGACGAGCTGTTCGCCCGCCTCCAGGAGGCCGAGCCGGACATCATCGTCGCCAACAACTGGCGGACCTGGATCCCGCCGCGGATCTTCGGCCTGCCCCGGTACGGCACGCTCAACGTCCACGACTCGCTGCTGCCGAAGTACGCCGGCTTCTCCCCCATCATCTGGGCCCTCATCAACGGCGAGTCCGAAGTGGGCGTCACCGCGCACATGATGGACGACACCCTCGACGCCGGGGACATCGTCCTGCAGCAGGCCGTGCCGGTCGGACCCACCGACACCGCCACCGACCTGTTCCACAAGACCGTCGACCTGATCGCCCCGGTCACGGTCGGCGCGCTCGACCGGATCGCGGCCGGTGAGACCGACTTCACCCCGCAGGACCGCTCGCAGGCCAGCTTCTTCCACAAGCGGGCCGAGGAAGACATCCGGATCGACTGGAACTGGTCCGCCGAGGAGCTGGAGCGCCTGGTGCGCGCCCAGTCCGCGCCCTACCCGGCCGCCTTCACCTACCACCGGGGCCGGCGGCTGGAGATCCTCGCCGCGACCGTCTCCGAGGGCCGGTACGGCGGCACGCCCGGCCGCATCTTCTACCGCGAGGGCAACGGCGTGGTGATCGTGGCCGGCGCCGACGCCCGCACCGGCCGCAACCACGGCCTCGCCATCACCCGGGTCCGCACGGAGGACGGCGAGGAGATGTTCGCCACCGACTACTTCACCAGGATGGGCGGCTACCTCACCGGCCGCCGCTAG
- a CDS encoding MarR family winged helix-turn-helix transcriptional regulator: protein MEQPVFSGTAHDPAGATFAVIGVSNRPADWAQIFRVIGTMEPAADGQGGPDGPPAGADGAQPGVLGLNAYLLYAVGKHARRRLTERLGAHGLRLWHLTVMDLLAELGPQAKGALAARLDMNASDLVKVVNELTRRDYVVCVRDTDDRRRILVLLTPAGKAALDRINAEIATADEDLLAPLSAADRTRLTTLLQRVHGHLAPAPAPAPAPDPPAARS, encoded by the coding sequence ATGGAGCAGCCCGTCTTCTCCGGTACGGCCCACGACCCGGCCGGGGCCACGTTCGCCGTCATCGGTGTGTCCAACAGACCGGCCGACTGGGCCCAGATCTTCCGGGTCATCGGGACCATGGAGCCGGCGGCGGACGGGCAGGGCGGGCCTGACGGTCCGCCGGCGGGCGCGGACGGCGCCCAGCCGGGCGTGCTGGGGCTGAACGCCTATCTCCTGTACGCCGTCGGCAAGCACGCCCGCCGCAGACTCACGGAACGGCTCGGTGCGCACGGGCTGCGGCTCTGGCACCTGACCGTGATGGACCTGCTGGCCGAGCTCGGTCCGCAGGCCAAAGGAGCCCTGGCGGCCCGGCTGGACATGAACGCCAGCGATCTGGTCAAAGTCGTGAACGAACTGACCAGAAGGGACTACGTGGTCTGCGTCCGGGACACCGATGACCGTCGCCGGATCCTGGTCCTGCTGACCCCGGCCGGAAAGGCCGCCCTGGACCGGATCAACGCCGAGATCGCCACCGCCGACGAAGACCTCCTCGCCCCGCTGAGCGCGGCGGACCGCACCCGCCTGACCACCCTCCTCCAGCGCGTCCACGGCCACCTCGCCCCGGCGCCGGCTCCGGCTCCGGCTCCGGACCCGCCCGCCGCCCGCTCCTGA
- a CDS encoding MFS transporter: MGDARRSAQAAGAEAGAPDLGRAGGAGPGRAGHRLTVLLTCAMAFSMLQLFLLGALGPRLMDELDLSPVLLGLTTTIGFGTAALLSPSAGRVVDRIGPRRSLVLLLLVAAVALGLIGAAPGAGLLLGAVALGGLPQALANPATNKAILAVVPAERRGGVTGMKQSGVQLGAFAAGLPLAALAGGLGWRGAVWTAAGAALLTAGWTWRLLPADAPTAASPKAAGAAGGGAAGGGPGVHVGWLAAFSLFLGCGIASVNTYLALFGTERLDLGPTAAGGLVAVLGAAGIAGRVGWSKAARPGRAEWLPGGLAAGAVGAALLFAGAAGVAGAGAGGPALAWTGAAAIGVFAVSANAVSMVLVMQRSGPGRAGRDSALVSAGFFAGFAAGPPLFGWLAQSGRYGAGWLLVACEFAIAAGVAYVWAVRDRGFRTDTRTDTRTGTQA; encoded by the coding sequence ATGGGGGATGCGCGGAGGTCCGCGCAGGCGGCCGGGGCCGAGGCCGGGGCACCTGACCTGGGCCGGGCAGGGGGTGCGGGCCCGGGGCGGGCCGGGCACCGGCTGACGGTCCTGCTGACCTGCGCCATGGCCTTCTCCATGCTGCAGCTGTTCCTGCTGGGTGCGCTCGGCCCACGGCTGATGGACGAACTGGACCTCTCGCCCGTGCTGTTGGGGCTGACGACCACGATCGGCTTCGGAACCGCCGCGCTGCTCTCCCCGTCGGCCGGCCGGGTGGTGGACCGGATCGGGCCCCGCCGGTCGCTGGTACTGCTGCTCCTGGTGGCCGCGGTCGCGCTCGGGCTGATCGGGGCCGCGCCGGGGGCCGGGCTGCTGCTCGGTGCCGTGGCGCTGGGCGGACTTCCGCAGGCGCTGGCCAACCCGGCCACCAACAAGGCCATTCTGGCCGTGGTTCCGGCGGAGCGCCGGGGCGGGGTGACCGGGATGAAGCAGTCCGGGGTCCAGCTCGGCGCGTTCGCCGCAGGTCTGCCGCTCGCGGCGCTGGCCGGCGGACTCGGCTGGCGGGGTGCGGTGTGGACGGCCGCGGGCGCGGCACTGCTGACCGCCGGCTGGACCTGGCGACTGCTGCCCGCCGATGCGCCGACGGCCGCGTCGCCCAAGGCGGCCGGTGCCGCCGGTGGCGGCGCTGCCGGCGGGGGGCCGGGTGTGCATGTGGGCTGGCTGGCGGCCTTCTCGCTCTTCCTGGGCTGCGGTATCGCCTCGGTCAATACCTATCTGGCGCTGTTCGGTACGGAGCGGCTGGACCTGGGCCCCACCGCGGCCGGCGGGCTGGTGGCGGTGCTCGGCGCGGCCGGTATCGCGGGCCGGGTGGGCTGGTCGAAGGCGGCCCGGCCGGGGCGCGCCGAGTGGCTGCCCGGCGGTCTGGCGGCCGGTGCGGTCGGGGCGGCGCTGCTGTTCGCCGGAGCGGCCGGGGTGGCCGGGGCGGGCGCGGGCGGGCCCGCGTTGGCCTGGACGGGGGCCGCGGCCATCGGCGTGTTCGCCGTCTCCGCGAACGCGGTCTCGATGGTGCTGGTCATGCAGCGGTCCGGGCCCGGGCGGGCGGGCCGGGACTCCGCCCTGGTCTCGGCCGGGTTCTTCGCCGGTTTCGCGGCCGGGCCGCCGCTGTTCGGGTGGCTCGCGCAGAGCGGACGGTACGGCGCCGGATGGCTGTTGGTGGCCTGCGAGTTCGCGATTGCGGCAGGCGTGGCGTACGTCTGGGCGGTACGCGACCGGGGTTTCCGCACGGACACCCGTACGGACACCAGGACGGGGACGCAGGCATGA
- a CDS encoding metal ABC transporter solute-binding protein, Zn/Mn family, with the protein MARTRVRTTSLLPLLALSTALALVAGCGGDSDSDAAGDDKASNPAKAGGQRPVVVVTTTWEGAFAKAAGAEDIKVIVPQSVHHAPDYDPKPSDLAAVAKADFVLYAPFEPYAAKIREAAGSKAKLVEVNLDNDPEKAGAEVARLAAMFGTDEAARKWKAGFDTEYARLNGELKAAWPGGQSPAVVNQVFTGWSAKLAGATSVGTYGPEAVTPAQLAELSAKKPALVLDNAHMSTGTVLPGSGARQVKIVNYPGNDLDLLTVYRNAAAELKKAMQP; encoded by the coding sequence ATGGCGCGCACCCGCGTCCGCACCACTTCCCTCCTCCCCCTCCTCGCACTGAGCACCGCACTGGCCCTGGTGGCAGGCTGCGGCGGCGACAGCGACAGCGACGCCGCCGGCGACGACAAGGCCTCGAACCCGGCCAAGGCCGGGGGGCAGCGGCCCGTGGTGGTGGTCACCACCACCTGGGAGGGCGCCTTCGCCAAGGCGGCCGGCGCCGAGGACATCAAGGTCATCGTGCCGCAGTCGGTGCACCATGCGCCCGACTACGACCCGAAGCCCTCCGACCTGGCGGCCGTGGCCAAGGCCGACTTCGTGCTGTACGCGCCGTTCGAGCCGTACGCCGCGAAGATCAGGGAGGCCGCCGGGTCGAAGGCGAAGCTGGTCGAGGTGAACCTGGACAACGACCCGGAGAAGGCGGGGGCCGAAGTCGCCCGGCTGGCGGCGATGTTCGGCACGGACGAGGCCGCCCGGAAGTGGAAGGCCGGCTTCGACACCGAGTACGCGCGGCTGAACGGGGAACTGAAGGCGGCGTGGCCGGGCGGGCAGAGCCCGGCGGTGGTCAACCAGGTGTTCACGGGCTGGTCGGCGAAGCTGGCGGGCGCGACGAGTGTGGGCACGTACGGACCGGAGGCGGTGACCCCCGCTCAGCTCGCCGAACTCTCGGCGAAGAAGCCGGCGCTGGTGCTGGACAACGCCCACATGTCGACCGGAACGGTACTGCCGGGCTCCGGCGCCCGGCAGGTGAAGATCGTCAACTACCCGGGGAACGACCTGGACTTGCTGACGGTATACCGCAACGCGGCGGCGGAACTGAAAAAGGCCATGCAACCCTGA
- a CDS encoding class I adenylate-forming enzyme family protein, translating into MTATVTGTASGTVAATVGKPVLRDLLPAALRRSWVVDGTCPDLDLYSLFRARQIAELHRTAVLDAKGKLCYTALDRKVRCLATGLRDLGIGEGEVVGVQLPNHRNAVIADLALAALGAIALPFPVGRGTREAETLLRRAGAVAVIAAIDHGGTPQAAGLAALAPQLPALRQVIAAGPGTAPDGTVSFAQLLRSDPAGFVPARPDPDSAARILVSSGSEAEPKMVAYSHNALAGGRGNFLASLIPDGTPPRCLFLVPLASAFGSNGTAVTLARHGGTLVLLDRFTPEGALAAIREHRPTHVLGVPTMIRMMLDRLESAEEHQDLPAPTALVLGGEPLDETTAAGAAAAFGCPVVNLYGSADGVNCHTGLEHSTPPGDGPGVVAGRPDPRVAEIRITDTDTQEPLPDGGIGEIVARGPMTPLCYVGAPELDARYRTADGWVRTGDLGFLDEQGVLHVVGRLKDIVIRGGANISPAEVERALVSHPEIRDVVCVGVPDPLMGERLAACVVPRPQAEPTLASLGAHLTRYGLDPRKHPERLLVLPELPLTPAGKPDRAALRTHLTPTPLPTPPPAP; encoded by the coding sequence ATGACCGCCACAGTCACCGGCACAGCCAGCGGCACGGTCGCCGCCACAGTCGGCAAGCCCGTCCTGCGCGATCTGCTGCCCGCCGCCCTCCGCCGGTCCTGGGTGGTCGACGGCACCTGTCCCGACCTCGACCTGTACAGCCTCTTCCGGGCCCGTCAGATAGCCGAACTGCACCGCACCGCCGTCCTCGACGCCAAGGGCAAGCTCTGTTACACCGCCCTGGACCGCAAGGTCCGATGTCTGGCCACCGGCCTCAGGGACCTCGGCATCGGCGAGGGCGAGGTGGTCGGCGTCCAGCTCCCCAACCACCGCAACGCCGTCATCGCCGATCTGGCGCTGGCCGCGCTCGGCGCGATCGCCCTGCCGTTCCCGGTGGGCCGGGGCACCCGTGAGGCCGAGACCCTGCTGCGGCGCGCCGGAGCCGTCGCCGTCATCGCCGCCATCGACCACGGCGGCACACCGCAGGCGGCCGGGCTCGCCGCCCTGGCCCCTCAACTGCCCGCCCTGCGGCAGGTGATAGCGGCCGGACCGGGCACCGCCCCGGACGGCACGGTGTCCTTCGCGCAGCTGCTGCGCTCCGACCCGGCCGGATTCGTCCCCGCCCGCCCCGACCCCGACAGCGCCGCTCGCATCCTGGTGTCCTCCGGTTCGGAGGCGGAACCGAAGATGGTCGCGTACTCGCACAACGCCCTGGCGGGCGGGCGCGGGAACTTCCTCGCCTCCCTCATCCCGGACGGGACCCCGCCGCGCTGCCTGTTCCTGGTTCCGCTGGCCTCGGCCTTCGGTTCCAACGGCACCGCGGTCACACTGGCCCGGCACGGCGGCACCCTGGTGCTGCTCGACCGGTTCACTCCGGAGGGCGCGCTCGCGGCGATCCGCGAACACCGGCCGACCCATGTCCTCGGCGTGCCGACCATGATCCGCATGATGCTGGACCGACTGGAGTCGGCGGAGGAACACCAGGACCTGCCGGCCCCCACCGCCCTGGTACTGGGAGGGGAACCGCTCGACGAGACCACCGCGGCGGGCGCGGCGGCGGCGTTCGGCTGCCCGGTGGTGAACCTGTACGGGTCCGCCGACGGGGTCAACTGCCACACCGGACTGGAGCATTCGACCCCGCCGGGAGACGGCCCCGGAGTGGTGGCCGGCCGGCCCGACCCCCGGGTCGCCGAGATCCGCATCACCGACACCGACACCCAGGAACCGCTGCCGGACGGCGGCATCGGCGAGATCGTGGCCCGCGGGCCGATGACCCCGCTGTGCTACGTGGGCGCCCCCGAACTGGACGCCCGCTACCGCACCGCCGACGGCTGGGTACGGACCGGGGACCTCGGGTTCCTGGACGAGCAGGGCGTGCTGCACGTGGTGGGGCGCCTGAAGGACATCGTGATCCGGGGCGGCGCGAACATCAGCCCCGCGGAGGTGGAACGCGCCCTCGTCTCGCACCCCGAGATCCGGGACGTCGTGTGCGTCGGGGTACCGGATCCGCTGATGGGGGAGCGGCTGGCGGCCTGTGTGGTGCCGAGGCCGCAGGCGGAGCCCACGCTGGCCTCGCTCGGCGCGCACCTGACCCGGTACGGCCTGGACCCGCGCAAGCACCCCGAGCGGCTACTGGTGCTCCCGGAACTCCCCCTGACCCCGGCCGGCAAACCGGACCGCGCGGCCCTCCGCACCCACCTGACCCCGACCCCCCTCCCGACCCCGCCCCCGGCGCCCTGA